Below is a window of Candidatus Methylomirabilota bacterium DNA.
GGTTATAGACGACGTCGAGGATCACCTCGATCCCGGCCTGGTGGAGGGTCTTGACCATCGTCTTGAATTCCACCACCTGCTCGCCCAGCGTGCCGTCCGACGCGTACCGCGGGTCGGGGGCGAAGAAGCCGAGGGAGTTGTAGCCCCAGTAGTTGGTCAGGCCCCGGTCCACCAGGTGCTTGTCGACGACGAACTGGTGGATCGGCAGGAGCTCGACGGCCGTGATCCCGAGCCCCCGGAGGTACTCGATGGCGGCCGGAGAGGCCAGGCCGGCATAGGTGCCCCGAAGCGCCTTGGGGACGTGGGGATGACGGGCGGTGAACCCCTTCACGTGGACCTCGTAGAGGATGCTGTCGTGAAGGGGGGTCCGGAGCGGGCGGTCCCCGCCCCAGGTGAAGGCGGAGTCGATCACCACGCACTTGGGGATCCCGGCCGCGCTGTCCCGGTCATCGGGCTGGAGGTCGGCCTCGGGATGGCCCACCGTGTAGCCGAACAGGGCGTCGCTCCACCGAAACGTGCTGTCGATGGCCCGGGCGTAAGGGTCGAGCAGCAGCTTGGCGGGGTTGAAGCGGTGGCCGGCGGCCGGCTCGTAGGGACCGTGGACGCGGTAGCCGTAGCGCTGGCCGGGGCGCGCCTCCGGCAGGTAGATGTGCCACACCTGATCGGTGCGCTCGGTGAGCGGGATCCGGACTTCGGCTTCTCCGCTGGGACCCTCGAAGAGGCAGAGCTCGACGCCGGTCGCGTTCTCCGAGAAGAGGGCGAAGTTCACGCCGGCGCCATCCCAGGTGGCGCCGAGGGGGTATGGGTGACCGGGTCGCGTGCGCATGGGTCCTCCGGTTTCCCCGCGTGCAATCCGAGTGCCGGTGTGCCGGCAGGGCTCTGGTAGAATCGAGGTGTCCATGTTGCCCGTACTCTGCCCCGGCTGCCGGAGCCCCGTCCCGTCTGACACCGTCAAGTGCCCGTGGTGCGGCCGGAACGTGAACCAGGGGCAGTGGGACGACGAATAGCCCCGCGCATTGACAATCCTGGCGCGCTGATGCGATCCTGCGCGCCGTGACGAGCCCCGCGCCCGCCGGTCCCTCGGGCGGGGACGGCCCCGCCACCCCGGCCGAGGCGCAGAGCTCGCCCCCCCTCCTCGACCTCTTCCGCCGGCGCCTGCGGGTCAAGGTCATCACCCTGATCGTCGCCGTTCTGATCGTCGGGTTCGGCGTCCTGGTGACGTTGAACATCCAGCGGGAAGCCCGGGCGCTGGTGGACCGCCACCAGGAGTCGGCGCGCCTGCTGGCCGGGTCCATCCTGGCCGCCATCGAGAACGGCATGCTGGAGGGGCGGCCGGACATCATCCGCCAGCTCGTCCAGGGCTTGCAAACCGAGCTCAAGGATGTCCGCCGGATCGATGTCTATCGCCGGAACGGCGTCGAGGCCTTCACCGACATGGAGACCGTCAACGAGGTGAACCGCATCGCCGGGCTCGAGCAGAGCCTGATCGACCGGATCGCCAAGATGCGCCGTGAGCCCGGGACGCGGATCAGCCACCCGCTCTTCACGCGCGCCGTCCAGACCATCGAACCCCAGGAGACCGAGGAGGGCCTCGACGGCGCCCGGGTTCTCACCCTCTTCCGGCCCCTCCGGAACCTCGACAAGTGCCAGGAGTGCCACGGCACCGACCACCAGGTGCGCGGGGTGGTCCGGGTCAGCCTGGGCCTCGACAAGCTGGAGGGGGAGCTGCGGGCGGCCCGGATGCGCCAGGTCACCGTGGCCGGCCTGACCATCCTCGGCGTCGCCGTCTGCCTGGTGGTCTCCATGGGCCGGCTGGTGCTGAAGCCCATCGCCCGGGTCAGCGCGGCCGCCCGCCGGATCGGCGCCGGCGACTTCGACACCCGCGTGGAGGCGCCCAGCACGGACGAGATCGGGGACCTCGGCCGCGTCATCAACGACATGGCCGGCCACCTCCGGACAGCCCGGGCCGAGCTCGAGGCCCGCAACGCCGAGCTGGCCACGGCGCTCCAGAACCTCAAGGAGTCGATGCAGAAGGTGGAGCTCCTGGAGCAGCTCAAGGGGGAGCTCGTCAAGTTCGTGCCGGAAGCGGTCACCCGGCTCCTCGAGCAGAACCCCGACGCCCGCGAGCTCGAGAAGCGCGAGGCCGACGTCTCCGTGCTCTTCCTCGACGTGGAAGGCTACACGCGCCTCTCGGAGCAGCTCCCCCCGCAGCGACTGAACCGGATGATCCAGGACTACTTCGGGAACTTCCTGGAGATCATTCGCGCCCATCACGGCGACGTCAACGAGACCGCCGGGGACGGCCTCATGGTGATCTTCCAGAGCGAGGGGAGCCCCACGCGCCACGCCCTCAACGCCGCCGGCACGGCCTTCGAGCTTTTGGCCCGGGTGGCCCAGCTCAACCAGGAGTTCGCCGGGATCTACCCGCCGGTCGCCATCCACGTCGGGATCAACAGCGGGCCGGCGCTGGTGGGAGCGACGAAGATCGACGCCGCCGGCGGCGGGCGGTGGACGTTCACCGCCACCGGACCGACGACCAACCTGGCCGCCCGCGTCGCCGGGCTCACCAAAGGGGGCGAGGTCAAGGTGGGGCCCGAGACGGCCGAGCGCATCAAGGGCCACTACGTGCTGGAGGACACCGGCGAGCACCAGCTCAAGAACGTCTCGCGCCCGGTCCGCGTCTACCGGCTGGTCCCGGCCGGCGTCTACACGTCCGTCCAGATCTGACGGGTCCCGTGTTTCGGCTCCGTGAAAGCGTGATATAAAGGTCCCAAAGGAGACCTGAATATCCCCGAGATCTGGATGTCACACTCCGCGACGGCGAGGCGGCACACTGTTTGGGTTCCTCGGGACGCAAGGACGTACGAGCCCAGAACGCAGCGGTGCTCGTGGTTATGACCCAAACCATCGAGCCTGAGCTGGGACTCGGCCGCCCTTATCCCGGGGCGGCCTTTCGTTCCCGATTAGCAAAGCGCTTAGGCAAACGTCCAGAACCTAAGGAAGCTCACTTCGCGGGCGCCACAACAATAAGATGAATACGTCACCATCAGTTCTGCCCTCGTTCAGCCGTCCTCCCGTAATAGAAGTGGTCTGCGGTGTACAGTTCGACCGCCTCTCGTCCTTCAAGGCCGTACACTTTGGCGAGTTCCTCCAGCGCGTACGTCACGCATATCCGCACACTGAAGATCACCCACCTCTAGCTGAAGTCTTCGATGACCGTCCGGGCACCGACCGGCCCTCACTCTTGGAGATGGATATCCCGTTTTCTCGCGTGTTCTACATTGATCCAAGCGGCAACTTCCTACTACAGCTCCAGCCCACAAGGTTCCTGGCAAATTGGCGCAGAATGAATGATAGTGATGAATACCCTCGGTTTACTGCCGCGTATGACCGTTTCCTCAACGGATGGGATGACTTCGTTCGTTTTTGCAAGACTAATGGCCTCGGTACGCCGCAAGTGAACCAGTACGAATTGACGTACATCAATCACGTCGCTGAAGCGGTTGAAGCATACCCTGTGGGAATCC
It encodes the following:
- a CDS encoding adenylate/guanylate cyclase domain-containing protein → MTSPAPAGPSGGDGPATPAEAQSSPPLLDLFRRRLRVKVITLIVAVLIVGFGVLVTLNIQREARALVDRHQESARLLAGSILAAIENGMLEGRPDIIRQLVQGLQTELKDVRRIDVYRRNGVEAFTDMETVNEVNRIAGLEQSLIDRIAKMRREPGTRISHPLFTRAVQTIEPQETEEGLDGARVLTLFRPLRNLDKCQECHGTDHQVRGVVRVSLGLDKLEGELRAARMRQVTVAGLTILGVAVCLVVSMGRLVLKPIARVSAAARRIGAGDFDTRVEAPSTDEIGDLGRVINDMAGHLRTARAELEARNAELATALQNLKESMQKVELLEQLKGELVKFVPEAVTRLLEQNPDARELEKREADVSVLFLDVEGYTRLSEQLPPQRLNRMIQDYFGNFLEIIRAHHGDVNETAGDGLMVIFQSEGSPTRHALNAAGTAFELLARVAQLNQEFAGIYPPVAIHVGINSGPALVGATKIDAAGGGRWTFTATGPTTNLAARVAGLTKGGEVKVGPETAERIKGHYVLEDTGEHQLKNVSRPVRVYRLVPAGVYTSVQI
- a CDS encoding TIGR04255 family protein is translated as MNTSPSVLPSFSRPPVIEVVCGVQFDRLSSFKAVHFGEFLQRVRHAYPHTEDHPPLAEVFDDRPGTDRPSLLEMDIPFSRVFYIDPSGNFLLQLQPTRFLANWRRMNDSDEYPRFTAAYDRFLNGWDDFVRFCKTNGLGTPQVNQYELTYINHVAEAVEAYPVGIQHILPIVSWRSAQSIHFLPPPRGLSLKVQFALPDDKGSLHVTVNHGERRRDKERVLLLDLTARGPGLKDWSDMNVWFQTAHEWIVRGFTDLTAGIAHDRWGRQQ